In Oncorhynchus nerka isolate Pitt River unplaced genomic scaffold, Oner_Uvic_2.0 unplaced_scaffold_3413, whole genome shotgun sequence, the genomic stretch cctctccttctatcttcccccaTGTTCTATTTTCCctccttctatctaccctctccttctatcttccctctccttctctcttccctctccttctatcttccctctccttctatcttccccctccttctctcttccctctccttctatcttccctctccttctatcttcctctccttctatcttcctctccttctatcttccctccttctatcttccatcttcctctccttctatcttccctctccttctatcttccctcattctatcttccctctccttctatcttccctctccttctatcttccctctccttctatcttcctctccttctatcttccctctccttctatcttccctctccttctattttccctccttctatcttccctctccttctatcttctctccttctctcttccctctccttctatcttcctctccttctctcttccctctccttctatcttccctctcttccctctccttctatcttccctctccttctatcttccctccttctctcttccctctccttctatcttccctctccttctatcttccccctTGTTCTATTTTCCctccttctatctaccctctccttctattttccctctcctactatcttccctctccttctctcttccctctccttctatcttccctctccttctatcttccctccctcctcctatctTCCTtcattctatcttccctctcattctatcttccctccttctctcttccctctccttctatcttccctctcattctatcttccctccttctatcttccctctccttctctcttccctctccttctatcttccctctccttctatcttccctctccttctatcttcctctccttctatcttccctccttctatcttccatcttcctccccttctatcttccctctccttctatcttccctcattctatcttccctccttctatcttccctctccttctatcttctctccttctctcttccctctccttctatcttcctctccttctctcttccctctccttctatcttccctctcttccctctccttctatcttccctctcttccctctccttctctcttccctctccttctatcttccctccttctatcttccctctccttctctcttccctctccttctatcttccctctccttctatcttccctccttctatcttccctctccttctatcttccctctccttctatcttccctctccttctatcttccctctccttctatcttccctctccttctatcttccctatccttctatcttccctctccttctatcttccctctccttctatcttccctccttctatcttctctccttctctcttccctctccttctatcttcctctccttctctcttccctctccttccattttccctctcttccctctcctatcttccctctccttctatcttccctccttctatcttccctctccttctatcttcctctccttctctcttccctctccttctatcttccctctcttccctctccttctatcttccctctccttctatcttccctctccttctatcttccctccttctatcttctctccttctctcttccctctccttctatcttcctctccttctctcttccctctccttccattttccctctcttccctctcctatcttccctctccttctatcttccctccttctatctaccctctccttctattttccctctccttctatcttccctctccttctatcttccctctccttctatcttccctcctcctcctatcatccttccttctttcttccctctccttctatcttccctctccttctatcttctctccttctatcttccctctccttctatcttccctctccttctatcttccctctccttctattttctctccttctctcttccctctccttctatcttcctctccttctctcttccctctccttctatcttccctctcttccctctccttctatcttccctctcttccctctccctctctcttccctctccttctatcttccctccttctatcttccctctccttctctcttccctctccttctatcttccctctccttctatcttccctctccttctatcttccctccttctctcttccctctccttctatcttccctctccttctatcttccctctccttctatcttcccccaTGTTCTATTTTCCctccttctatctaccctctccttctatcttccctctccttctatcttccctctccttctctcttccctctccttctatcttccctctccttctatcttccccctccttctctcttccctctccttctatcttccctctccttctatcttcctctccttctatcttcctctccttctatcttccctccttctatcttccatcttcctctccttctatcttccctctccttctatcttccctcattctatcttccctctccttctatcttccctctccttctatcttccctctccttctatcttcctctccttctgtcttccctctccttctatcttccctctccttctattttccctccttctatcttccatctccttctatcttctctccttctctcttccctctccttctatcttcctctccttctctcttccctctccttctatcttccctctcttccctctccttctatcttccctctccttctatcttccctctccttctatcttccctccttctctcttccctctccttctattttccctctccttctatcttccctctccttctctcttccctctccttctatcttccctctccttctatcttcccccaTGTTCTATTTTCCctccttctatctaccctctccttctatcttccctctccttctatcttccctctccttctctcttccctctccttctatcttccctctccttctatcttccccctccttctctcttccctctccttctatcttccctctccttctatcttcctctccttttatcttcctctccttctatcttccctccttctatcttccatcttcctctccttctatcttccctctccttctatcttccctcattctatcttccctctccttctatcttccctctccttctatcttccctctccttctatcttcctctccttctgtcttccctctccttctatcttccctctccttctattttccctccttctatcttccctctccttctatcttctctccttctctcttccctctccttctatcttcctctccttctctcttccctctccttctatcttccctctcttccctctccttctatcttcctctccttctatcttccctcctccttctatcttcctccttctctcttccctctccttctattttccctccttctatcttcctctcttctctcttccctctccttctatcttccctctccttctatcttcctccctcatctaTCTTCCTtcattctatcttccctctcattctatcttcctccttctctcttccctctccttctatcttccctctcattctatcttccctccttctatcttcctccttctatcttccctctccttctatcttccctctccttctatcttccccctccttctctcttcccttccttctatcttccctctccttctatcttccctctccttctatcttcctcccttctatcttccctccttcTATCTTCGACCttcctccttctatcttccctcatTCTATCTTCCCCTCATTCTATCTTCCTCgatcttcctctccttctatcttccttctctcttccctccttctatcttcctctccttctcctcttcctctccttctatcttccctctcttcctctccttatatcttccctctcttccctctccttatctcttccctctccttctatcttccctccttctatcttcctcttatcttctctccttctatctttccCTCCTTCgatcttcctctccttctatcttccctccttctatcttccctctccttctatcttccctctccttctatcttccctccttctatcttccctttccttctatcttcccttccttctatcttccctATCTTTTTCGATCTTCCCTCCTTCCGATCTTCCTCCTTATAtattttcctctcctcttcgATCTTCCCTCCTTCGATGTTTCCTCTATTTCGATCTTTCCTATTTCGATCTTCCTCCTTCgatcttctctccttctctcttttccatattctatcttcctctcattctctcttccctctccttcagattttccctcttcctctcccgatCTTCCCTATTTCTATCTTCCCTCATCGATCTTCCTCTCATTTCTATCTTCCTTtccttctgtcttcctctccttctatcttcctcttCTATCTTCCTCCtatcttcctccccttctctcttcactCCTTCTATCTTCCTCCTTCTATCttttcctctccttctatcttccctccttctatcttccctctccttctatccctctctccttctctcttcctctccttctatcttctctcatctctcttcctctccttctacatttacatttacatttaagtcatttgcagacgctcttatccagagcgacttacaagtggtgctttcaccttatgacatccagtggaacagccactttacaatagtgcatccaggtcttttaagggggagggggagaaggattactatcctatcctaggtattccttaagaggtggggtttcaggtgtctccggaaggtggtgattgactccgctgtcctggcgtcgtgaggagtttgttccaccattggggggccagagcagcgaacagttttgactgggctgagcgggaactgtacttcctcagtggtagggaggcgagcaggccagaggtggatgaacgcagtgcccttgtttgggtgtagggcctgatcagagcctggaggtactggtgccgttccctcactgactccgtgaggcaagcaccatggtcttgtagcggatgcgagcttcagctggaagccagtggagagagcggaggagcggggtggcgtgagagaacttgggaggTTGAACCCAGAcagggctgcggcgttctggatgagttgtaggggtttaatggcacaggcagggagcccagccacagcgagttgcagtaatccaggcggagatgacaagtgcctggattaggacctgcgccgcttcctgtgtgaggcagggtcatactctctgcggatgttgtagagcatgaacctacaggaacgggccaccgccttgatgttatttgagaacgacagggtgttgtccaggatcacgccaggttcttgcgctctgggacgaggacacaatgggttgcatcaaccgtgatggcgagatcatggaacgggcagtccttcccccgggaggaagagcagctccgtcttgccgaggttcagcttgggtgatgatccgtcatccacactgatatgtctgccagacatgcagagatgcgattcgccacctgggtCAGAAGGGaaaggaagattaattgtgtcgtctgcatagcaatgataggagagaccatgtgaggttatgacagagccaagtgacttggtgtatagcgagaataggagagggcctagaacagagccctgggggacaccagtggtgagagcacgtggtgaggaggattctcgccacgccacctgtaggagcgacctgtcaggtagggcaATCCAgctgggccgcgccggagatgcccaactcggagagggggtggagaggaggatcctgatggttcacagtatcgaaggcagccgataggtctagaaggatgagagcagagggagagagagttagctttagcagtgcgggagcgcctccgtgatacagagaagagcagtctcaagttgaatgactagtcttgaaacctgactgatttggatcaaagaaggtcattctgagagagatagcgggagagagctggccaagggcgaagcacgttcaaaagtttggagagaagaaagaagggatactggtctgtagttgttgacatcggagggatcgagtgtaggttttttcagaaggggtgcaactctcgctctcttgagcgggaggacgtagccagcggtcagggatgagttgatgagcgaggtgaggtaagggagaaggtgccggagatggtctggagaagagaggaggggatagggtcagcgggcaggttgttgggcggccggccgtcacaagacgcgagatgtcatctggagagagagggagaaagaggtcagagcacagggtagggcagtgtgagcagaaccagcggtgtcgtttgacttaacaacgaggatcggatgtcgtcgaccttcttttcaaaatggttgtgaagtcatctaccttgagagagggagggagggagggaggatttggggagaaggtggcaaagagcttcctagggttagaggcagatgcttggaatttagagtggtagaagtggctttagcagcagagacagaggaggaaaatgtagaggagagggagtgaaaggatgccaggtccgggAGGGCGgagattttcctccatttccgctttcccggctgcccggagccctgttctatcttcctctcttccctctccttctatcttcacTCTTCtagtccttctctcttccctctccttctatcttatccttctatcttccctctccttctctcttccctctccttctatcttccctctccttctatcttccctccttctatcttccctccttctatctctctcctttctatcttctctcccttctctcttctctccttctatcttcctctccttctctcttccctctccttctattttccctctcttccctctccttctatcttcctctccttctatcttccctccttctatcttccctttccttctatcctcctctccttctatcttccctctccttctatcttccctccttctatcttccttccttctatcttctctccttctctcttccctccttctatcttcctctccttctcttcccctctccttctattttccctctcttcctctccttctatcttccctctccttctatcttccctccttccttcttccctccttctcctcttccctctccttctatcttccctctccttctatcttcctctccttctatcttcctccttctatcttcctctccttctatcttccctctccttctatcttccccctCCTTCATTTTCCCCCTTGTTCTATTTttcctccttctatcttccctctccttctatcttccctccttctatcttccctccttctctcttcctctccttctatcttccctctccttctttaCACCTATCTTCCTCTTGTTCtatcttccctccatcttccctctccttctatcttcctctccttctatcttccccctTGTTCTATTTACCACTCCTTCTGTcttctatctccttctctcttttcctctccttctattttccctctctttcctctccttctatcttccctccttctatcttctcattctatcttccctctccttctatcttccctctccttctatcttccccaTATTCTATTTTCCCATCTATCttccctccttctatcttccctctccttctatcttccctctccttctatcttcctctccttctatcttcctccttctatcttccctcctatcttcctctccttctctcttccctctccttctatcttccctccttctatcttccctccttctatcttcctctccttctagcttcctctccttctctctttcctctccttctctctttcctctccttctctctttcatctccttctctctttcctctccttctttctttcctctccttctctcttccctctccttctctctttcctctcctattTTTCCTATCCTTCTTTCACTAATGATATTTACACTTCCTTTTACATTCTCTCactaccctccttctctctcttcccccctctctctcttccccgtctctcgctcgctcttcaGATGAAGGGATGTGGGACTCGTTTGTCAGGCTCCTCCCCCCCAGCAGTAGGTCAGTAACCGTGGAGATGGACCGTCTGAGGTCAGGGGTCGGATATGAGTTCCGTGTCATCGCTGTCAATCGCTACGGTTATGGAGAACCTAGCACGCCGTCCACCGCGCTCGCTGgtagcagcacacacacacacacacacatacacacacacacacacacacacagacacacagacacacacacacacacacacacacacacacacacacacacacacacagtaacacacacacacatacacacacacacacacacacacacacagacacacacacacacacacacacacacacacacacacacacacacacacacacacacacacacagtctctgtgttAAGGCTGTGCTGCCATCTAGTGTCAGACTGAAGCAGCTCCAGCTGTAACAGTATCAACAGCATCCTGTCACCAGACTGGTTATAAAGGCCTTCATAACAGTGATATGTCTCCATCCTGTCTCCAGACTGGTTATAAAAGCCTTCATAACAGTGATATGTCTCCCATCCTGTCTCCAGACTGGTTATAAAGGCCTTCATAACAGTGATATGTCTCCAGACTGGTTATAAAGGCCTTCATAACAGTGATATGTCTCCAGACTGGTTATAAAGGCCTTCATAACAGTGAAATGTCTCCCATCCTGTCACCAGACTGGTTATAAAGGCCTTCATAACAGTGATATGTCTCCAGACTGGTTATAAAGGCCTTCATAACAGTGATATGTCTCCAGACTGGTTATAAAGGCCTTCATAACAGTGATATGTCTCCATCCTGTCTCCAGACTGGTTATAAAGGCCTTCCTAACAGTGATATGTCTCCAGACTGTCTCCAGACTGGTTATAAAGGCCTCCATAACAGTGATATGTTCCAGACTGGTTATAAAGGCCTTCATAACAGTGATATGTCTCCATCCTGTCTCCAGACTGGTTATAAAGGCCTTCCTAACAGTGATATGTCTCCAGACTGTCTCCAGACTGGTTATAAAGGCCTCCATAACAGTGATATGTCTCCAGACTGGTTATAAAGGCCTTCCTAACAGTGATCTGTCTTGTCCGTAGCGCTGTGGGACCGTCCCTTCTATGAGGAGTGGTGGTTCCTGTTGGTCCTGTCTCTGATTGGTCTGATCATGATCCTCATGTTGGTGTTCAGCCTCCTGCTGCACGGACACAACCACAAGTACAGGAGCTgcagcacaggtacacacacctacacacctaatacacaggtacacacctaatacacaggtacacacctaatacacaggtacacacacctaatacacaggtacacacctaatacacaggtacacacacctaatacacaggtacacacttaatacacaggtacacacacctaatacacaggtacacacacctacacacctaatacacaggtacacacctaatacacaggtacacatacctaatacacaggtacacacacctacacacctaatacacaggtacacacctaatacacaggtacacacctaatacacaggtacacacctaatacacaggtacacacacctaatacacaggtacacacctaatacacaggtacacacacctaatacaccggtacacacctaatacacaggtacacacacctaatacacaggtacacacctaatacacaggtacacacacctaatacacaggtacacacacctacacacctaatacacaggtacacacctaatacacaggtacacacacctaatacacagtacacacaggtacacacctaatacacaggtacacacctaatacacaggtacacacctaatacacaggtacacacctaatacacaggtacacacacctacacacctaatacacaggtacacacacctacacacctaatacacaggtacacacacctacacacctaatacacaggtacacacacctacacacctaatacacaggtacacacctacacacctacacacctaatacacaggtacacacacctacagacctaatacacaggtacacacacctacacgcctaatacacaggtacacacacctacacacctacacacctaatacacaggtacacacctaatacacacctacacacctaatacacaggtacacacacctacacacctaatacacaggtacacacctaatacacacctacacacctaatacacaggtacacacctaatacacacctacacacctaatacacaggtacacacctacacacctaatacacaggtacacacacctacacacctaatacacaggtacacacacctacacacctaatacacaggtacacacacctacacacctaatacacaggtacacacacctacacacctaatacacaggtacacacacctacacacctaatacatacagtgccttgcgaaagtattcggcccccttgaactttgcgaccttttgccacatttcaggcttcaaacataaagatataaaactgtatttttttgtgaagaatcaacaagtgggacacaatcatgaagtggaacgacatttattggatatttcaaacttttttaacaaatcaaaaactgaaaaattgggtgtgcaaaattattcagcccccttaagttaatactttgtagcgccaccttttgctgcgattacagctgtaagtcgcttggggtatgtctctatcagttttgcacatcgagagactgaatttttttcccattcctccttgcaaaacagctcgagctcagtgaggttggatggagagcatttgtgaacagcagttttcagttctttccacagattcttgattggattcaggtctggactttgacttggccattctaacacctggatatgtttatttttgaaccattccattgtagattttgctttatgttttggatcattgtcttgttggaagacaaatctccgtcccagtctcaggtcttttgcagactccatcaggttttcttccagaatggtcctgtatttggctccatccatcttcccatcaattttaaccatcttccctgtccctgctgaagaaaagcaggcccaaaccatgatgctgccaccaccatgtttgacagtggggatggtgtgttcagagtgatgagctgtgttgcttttacgccaaacataacgttttgcattgttgccaaaaagttcaattttggtttcatctgaccagagcacctt encodes the following:
- the LOC135566768 gene encoding protein sidekick-1-like — its product is MWDSFVRLLPPSSRSVTVEMDRLRSGVGYEFRVIAVNRYGYGEPSTPSTALAALWDRPFYEEWWFLLVLSLIGLIMILMLVFSLLLHGHNHKYRSCSTGKHVSTVEESVTLDNGGFTALELNSRTLNNKSTFHKKNGTRSPPRPSPGLLHYSDEDLCDNYNNGAILTESTTLTEKPADISESEVRSQRNLLTSQSL